The DNA window ACGCGGTACCCTTCGTTTTTCAGAAACTCCGCCGCAAGATCCTCGCCTCGATCTCCGATGTCTTTGGTGCTAGGCATGAGCACGAAAAAGCAGTTAAAACCTTACGTATCTTGAGAAGCGTCGCCTTTATCCCCCTCCGAAGGCGCTGTATCAAGTGCATCCGCCGCATCGATCAACGTACGGATGACCGTTTCATTTTGATTTTTGACGAGGGGTAAAAGCACTCCTGAGACACGCTCAAAAACGTCGATGAGTTCGATGAGGTTCTGAATCCGCTGGTAGAGTTCACGATCGGCTTCGGGCCGATCCTCCAGCGACTGATCGTTCGGGATGAGATGCTCGGCAACAGCCTCCAGTTGGTCCCGCACCGGCCGAACCTCCTGCCGCTCTCGTTCTTCGATGATGCGAGCCGTTACCTGCCACACGTCGGTTTCCGCAACGTAATGGTCTTTTCGCGAGTCGGGCACATGTGTCTTTTCCACGAGGGACCACTCCACGAGAGATCGAAGATTCATGTTGGCACTACCGCGACTGATCTGGAGCCGCTCCATGATCTGGTCTGTATTGAGAGGCTGCTCCACACAATACAGCAGGGCATATACCTGTGCCATTGTCCGATTTATGCCCCAGCTAGAGGCCATCTTCCCCCAAAAGGCGACAAATCGATCGATGGCCTCCGCGTGCCGAGGACTTGTCTCAGAGGTGTTGAAAGGCGAATCTGAGAGGGTCATATCACCATCCGACCGCTCCGACGGTAGTTCGATTCGTAGATCATGCGGGCAAGAACACGGAAGCCTACTCCCGCTGCCCTAGCAATTGTTTCTATTCTCCCCTGGTAGGTCCCTCCGTCGGTTCGCTACTCCCCTCCGTTGCTCCACGTCTCATTACGAATCGACCGTCATGATTTGTACCTTTTCCTCGCACATCATCCTTCTCCTCAAACGCCTCCTTTCCGAATGAGCGCGGACGCGTCGATTATTACCCTCACCACCGACTTCGGCACCGAGGACGCGTACGTCCCTGCCATGAAGGGGACCATGCTCTCCATTGCGCCCGAAGCCCGACTCGTGGACGTCACCCACGAGATCGCCCCCCAAGACGTCATGGAGTCGGCGTTTGTCTTGCAGTCGGCCCAGCCGTATTTTCCCGACGGCACCATACACCTAGTCGTCGTAGATCCGGGAGTTGGAACCGAGCGGCGGGCCGTCGCCATTCGCGAGGATGGACACTGGTATGTGGGCCCCGACAACGGACTCTTCCCGTTGGTGATCGAGCAGGACCCGGACGCCATCGTGGAGCTGGACAATCCTGAGATGTGGCGCACCTCGTCCCCAAGCTCCACCTTCCACGGCCGGGATATTTTTGCCCCTGCCGCTGCTCATCTGGCTGCCGGTCGCTCACTAGAAGAATTGGGCTCCCCCGTTACGTCCCTGGAGCCCCTCCGCTGGGCAGAACCTTTTATCGAGTCCAATTCGATAGAGGGCTGGATTACTCACGTTGACCACTTCGGCAACTGCATCACCAACGTGCGCCGCTCCACTCTCCTCGACATGTTGGAACTCGACGAGGAGGAGTCCCTCGATGAATCCTCGCTCTCGTTGGAGGTATATGCTGGGAATACGGTGCTCGATTCGATCCACTCAACCTATGGGGACGTCTCGGGAGAGGATCCACTGCTGCTGTTCGGGAGTACCGGATTCCTGGAGGTGGCCGTGAACGGGGGGAACGCCGCAGAACTGTTGGACATTCGAAAGGGCGATTCCATCAAGATCGCTCTCTCGCAGTCGGCCTGAACGCTCGCGAATGTGGGGGCACTCCGCCAGCCGCAGTGTTTTTTTGCGTGCGACCGGAGTGTTGCTATCTGTAACTCTTCAGGAAGGCCAGTGGAGTGGCCCCCTCCTGTCCGGTCGTTTCGAGTGGAAGGAAGCCGTCGCCCGACCGGAGCCTTTTCCCTGAACCAAATGTCCCGAACAGGCACGGACTGAGGGCTTCCCTGCACCGACCTGCCCCCCATCGACCTCGAACAACTACTCCGACAAATGTGAACTCGATCGTTGCCAGTCGACTCTCGGATCGTTTGGTCCTCGTGCACTGATGGCTCCCCGCCGGCTCCAGGAACCGGAGAAAATCTCGTTGCGCTATCGACGATGCCAGGCCAGTCAGTCGCGCCCCCCGACGAGTACAGCGTCCCCCGTGATGTTCCCGGTGGGCTCGATGCCGAAGAGCCCCCCGTTTGTGGCGCCGCTGGAGTCCAACGGCGCTACAGAAGTGATTTCGGACGGAATCGCTACACGTACGCGGCGCGTCGTGACTCCCCACGTTCAAACTACTGACAGTTGACATCGCACTAGGCAGCCTGCCGCAATCTCACTCTCTTCAGTTGGACTCCCTATGGCTTCCTCGACTGCCTCCTCCTCTCTGGCCCGTCACGTACAGGCCCTCTATCCCCTGGCCCGTGTACTCGCCGGCGATAATGAGGCCGCTGCGCTCGTTGAGGACGTATACGACCACGCGGCGAACATGCCGCCCGACGAGCGACCCAGTGACGAGCGGTCCTGGCTGTTCCGTCTCCTGATCGACCGCCGGCACGGGTCCCTCTCGTCGACCGATGCAGAAATCCCCTCCGGAACCGAAACTTCTTTCACGGACGACCCCTTTCGGCGAGAGGTAGCCGAGCAGACGGCCAAACGCAAACTGCCGGTGGCCTTTGCGGCCTGCTCTCTCCACGAGCGCGTGATTCTTGCTCTCGACGTGCTGGCTTCTCCCTCCGACACAGCACTTGCCACGGCCCTGGACACAACGGAAGCCAACGCCCGCACCACTCGCGACCAGGCCCGATCGGCCCTCCGCGCCTCTCTTCGAGACGTGCTGAACGGCCCCGAGCGGATGCTCGTCGATGTGGCCCTGCCGGACAAAGCTCTCCGTGCCCACCTGCGCACGCTACTGGAGGACCGATTTCAGCCTACGCCCTCTTCCCTGCGCGCAACGGTTCGCGACATTTTGGAGCGGGCCCGCGCGAAACGGGAGGCCGACGCTGCGGACTCGGCGAACGCCTCGACGGGCTCCTTGCTGTCTACAATTTCCAACTGGCACTCCGTCCGCCCCCTCGTCTGGACGCTTGCCCTGGTCGGC is part of the Salinibacter sp. 10B genome and encodes:
- a CDS encoding SAM-dependent chlorinase/fluorinase, whose protein sequence is MSADASIITLTTDFGTEDAYVPAMKGTMLSIAPEARLVDVTHEIAPQDVMESAFVLQSAQPYFPDGTIHLVVVDPGVGTERRAVAIREDGHWYVGPDNGLFPLVIEQDPDAIVELDNPEMWRTSSPSSTFHGRDIFAPAAAHLAAGRSLEELGSPVTSLEPLRWAEPFIESNSIEGWITHVDHFGNCITNVRRSTLLDMLELDEEESLDESSLSLEVYAGNTVLDSIHSTYGDVSGEDPLLLFGSTGFLEVAVNGGNAAELLDIRKGDSIKIALSQSA
- a CDS encoding MarR family transcriptional regulator, producing MTLSDSPFNTSETSPRHAEAIDRFVAFWGKMASSWGINRTMAQVYALLYCVEQPLNTDQIMERLQISRGSANMNLRSLVEWSLVEKTHVPDSRKDHYVAETDVWQVTARIIEERERQEVRPVRDQLEAVAEHLIPNDQSLEDRPEADRELYQRIQNLIELIDVFERVSGVLLPLVKNQNETVIRTLIDAADALDTAPSEGDKGDASQDT